TTTAAACCTTATTTATCAAGAATTTTTTGAGATTTTATTTGCAGAAATAAATTATTTACAAGAGGGAGAAAATGCTGATAGATTTCGGTTTAATTTTCAAAAAGAACCTAAAATAATTGTCCCCAAAGTTTACTGGGAATACACCACAAAAAAAATATTAACTCTTGAATATTTACCCGGTATTAAAATTAACGATAAAGAGGCTTTATTAAAAAAAGAAATACCAATAAAACCCCTAATTGAGCTAGGAATTTGTACATACTTAAAACAACTATTAGAAGACGGTTTTTTTCAATCAGATCCTCACCCCGGTAATATGGCTGTAAATGACGAAGGTGCAATTATTTTTTATGATTTTGGGGCAATGGCAGAGGTGAAAGGATTAGCAAAAGAGCAGATGGTACAAACATTCTTTGCCATGTTACAAAAAGACACTGATCAGGTCTTAAATACTTTGATTTATATGGGTTTAATCGAACCTGTGGGAGATATGACAGCCGTAAAGCGTTTAATCAGTTTTTCCCTGACAAGATTTTTGGACAAACCCATCGATGTCAACGCTTTTAAAGAAATCAGTGCGGAAATCTATGTTATGTTTGAACAACAGCCCTTCCGCCTACCTCCCCAATTAACTTTCATTATCAAGGCTTTAACCACCTTAGATGGTATCGCCCGTACTTTAGACTCAAATTATAGTTTACTAGCGGCGAGTCAACCTTTCGTCAGGAATCTTACTCGTTCTAGTAATCCGACTAATATTTTATTATTGATTGCTAGAGAGGGAAAAAATATTATTCAAAAACAGTTGTTAAAGCCCAGTCGCCTAGAAACCGCTTTTTCACAATTTCAACAACGCTTAGAACAAGGAGAGTTACAACTGCGTTCTCGTTCTTTGGAAGCAGAAAGAATCAACAAAAGTATTTACCTTGCTATCAAAGCTCTAATTTATGCCTGTTTGAGTGGTTTTTCTCTGTTGGGGGGCATTTTACTCGTATCAACTTTGTATCATATTTGGGCTTTTATTTTGTTTGGATTAACAGGGTTATTCAGTTTGTTTTTGGTGCGATCGCTCTTTCGCTTAATAGTAGCAGAAAAGCTATTAAAATAATTACAAGCAATTAGCAATTAGTAATTAAACCTGTAACCTACAACCTGACACCTCTTTCCTAACCCCGAACCCTTATCCGATATTATTAAACAAGAACTGAGGTTATATAAACAAACTACCACTACGGGGCAGTAAATTAAAAACAATATTTTCTTTTCCGTCTATTTGTTCATAAATAAAAGTACTATCTCCAAAGATTTTTTCGTTAATTTTAATGGGGAAATTACAAAGATTTAATGTTATATTTCGAGGTTGAGTATCTATGTTAATAATAACAATAATCGTTTCTTCAGAATATTTACGACTAAAAATGTAAATGTGTTCATCTGCATATAAAGGTTGATAATTACCCCTTCTTAAAGCAATATATTTATGTCTTAATTGAATCAAATTTTTGTGATATTTCAGTAAATTTTGATTCCATGATTGTGGTGGTGGAAAAACACGACGTGAATCAGGATCTAAGCCTCCTAATAATCCCACTTCATCTCCATAATAGATGCTCGGTGCGCCGGGGAAAGTAAATAACAGTAGAGTGGCGATTTCAACGGTTTTAATGTCTCCTCCAGCGATGGTTAGTAATCTAGCTGTGTCGTGACTAGCAAGAAGATTGAGTTGGGTTAGGGTAATTTCCCAATCATAAAGATTAAGCAAATGGTGAATTCTTTGGGCGTATTTACGAGGATTTAAGGGAGGATAGGGATAATAGGGCGGAATATCGACGTGTTGACGTAAAATGCGATCGCCTCCAGCAAAAGCCAAAGTAGCTTCTGTAAATTGATAATTCATTACTCCGTCAAATTGAGTACCATCTAGCCATTTTTCAGCAGGTTTCCAGATTTCCCCGACAATATAGGCTTCTGGATTAATGTTTTTTACTCTTTCTCTAAATTCTTGCCAAAAACCCTCGACTTTAACTTGGTCTGGTACATCTAAACGCCAACCATCTATTCCTTGATGTAACCAATATTCTGCCACCTGCATAATATATTCCCTAACTTGAGGATTATTATGATTAAATTGGGGTAAAGCACGATTGCCCACCCAACTGGCATAATTAGCAGGTAAAGAGCCATCATAGGCAGAAACAGGCCATTTCTCCACCTTAAACCAATCTAACCAAGCAGAAAAAGGACCATTTTCCAGAATATCGTTAAAAAAGAAAAATCCCCTCCCCACATGGTTGAAAACCCCATCAAGCACAACTTTTATCTCACGTTGATGTGCCTGTTTTAAAAACTCTTGAAAAGCGTAGTTTCCTCCTAGTAAGGGATCAACTTGATAATAATCATGGGTATGATAACGATGATTACAGGTGGATTGAAAAATAGGAGTAAAGTAAATAGCATTAATACCTAAATCTTTGATGTAGTCTAACTTATCAATAATTCCCCAAAAATTTCCCCCTTTGTATCCTTGAGGAGTTGGCTGACTGTGCCATGATTCAAGATTATTTGCCTTAATATGATTGTTATAGTGTGGTTGAGGCGGTTTACCCATGGAGAAGCGATCGGGAAATATTTGATAAAAAACTGCATCCTTAACCCATTCTGGTGTTTTGATAACCATTACAATGATTTTTTTGTTGTGCAACTTCTAGTTAACCATACAATGAATTACCTGAATTTTGTCAAGTTTGATATGTTTCTTAATCTTAAATATTGAAAATGCTTTGAATTTATAAAATTTTATGGTATAATATTTAATCAGGACAGGGAGAAGGGAAAAGGATAACAATGGGCTTAAGCCCATTGCCTTTTTAAGATAAAATATTCCTATGTCAAGTCTATATAGCTTAAAGGTTTCCTATACGTACACTGAAGGCAAAAGGCTTACCAAACGCAAACTTGGGAATAAAACTCAGTGCATTGAGGTAGTTGACTTAAAATACTATTTTCGTTGCAGGAGAAAAGGAAAAGTTAAAAGGGCAAGGGGTAAACCCCCCTTTATCTCCCCTCTCGAGGGGAGAGGGCAAAGATGAATAGTTGATAATTAAGAATTAAAAATTAAGAATTAAAAATTAAAAACTCCGTTCATGACTGAAAGGAGTGTACGAGCGCAGGGAACTCTCCTAACCCTCAACTCAGGTATTGCTTATTACTACTGATTAAAACTGATTAACTAACCTGAGTTTTGGATAAGCTGAAAGCATTATTTTCTCGTAGTCAGAAAACCTTATAGCTTCTTCTTAGAAATAACGATAAAATTGCCTTAACCCTCTCCCCTCATCTCCTCATCTCCTCATCACCCTAACACCTGCAACCTGACACCTGACACCTAACCTTATTAGATATTCTTAAACAGAACTGAGGTTAACTAGCAGAAGTCAGTTCATAACGACGAGTTAATTTATCTAATTGTTGTACTAATAAACTGAGGAATAAGCCAACATCAGTGACAATACCAACAGATTCAATTGAACCTCGATCGCTCAATTTGGTTACAACCGCAGGATTTATATCCACACACACCATTTTTACTCCAGAAGGGGTCATATTACCAACACCGATAGAATGTAACATGGTGGATAACATTAAAATCATGTCTGTGCCTTTGAGAAGACGAGCGTATTCTGCTTGAGCTTTAATCAAGTCCATATAAGTGTCAGGTAAAGGGCCATCATCACGGATTGAACCCGCTAAACAGAAGGGGATATTATTTTTCACGCACTCATACATAATTCCCTGATTGATAATGCCTTGCTCTACTGCTTGGGCGATGCTACCAGCGCGACGCACCATGTTAATGACTTTTAAATGATGACGATGGCCACCGCTTACAGGTACGCCTTTACGCATATCTACCCCTAAAGATGTTCCCATCAGAGATTGTTCCATGTCATGAACTGCGATCGCATTTCCTCCTAATAGACATTGAACATAACCTTCACGGATTAAACGGGCAAGATGACCTGAACCACCAGTATGGATAACCACAGGACCTGCCACAACGGCTACCTTTCCTCCTTGATCCCGTATATGGCGCATTTCCCAAGCGATTTGTTCTACTAATAATTCCACACGGCGTTCACTAGAAACACCACCGCTCATAAAACTAAATTCTTGGGTTTTATTTCTTTCTTCTCGGGATTGGGGCGATCGCACTGTGCGGATTCCTTCTACGCCAACAACTACTTTTTCTCCCACTTCTAAATCTCGTAATAACTTACAAGTAGCAGTTATTCCTTCATTTTCTTCAGAAACTACGATCGCTGCATCCATGCGTTGATTCGTTACTCGTTCCCAATAACCGTTAATACGTACTTCCGTAGGATAGATAGTAGTCACATAAAAATCATCAGGAGAAACCCCTGCTTTAACAACGGTTTCGAGATTAGCATCCACTTGTTTATCAGGAGTAGAAACAGCTCCTAAGTCAATTAATTGACTGATAATATCCTCCATCACATCATTAGAAGGTGCAGATACTCGGACTTCTGCATTAGATGGACTTTGTCTTTCTAAACCGAGGTTAAAATTAAGAACTTTGAAACTACCGCCCTCTTTAACAATAATATCTAAAGCCCGATTCATCAAACCAGAATCGAGAAGATGTCCTTCCATTTTCAAGACTTTACTAACCACGGAAACATTAGCATGAACATCCTCTAAAATTGGCTCAGTTACTCTTAGAGTAAGGCATTTTGCCGCTCCTCCTGCTTTTAAAAACTCTGTCAGAGGTGTTTGAATAACTTTAAAACCTTTTTCCGTAATTCTGCTATTTAAATCGTCACTAATTTTATTCATAATGACGACATCATTAATATTTACCGCATTACAGGCAAAATTAATCGCATCGGCTTCATCAATGGCAATACGTTTTTCTGCGGGTACACGCATCTCAATTAAACGATTAGAATAACTATCAAAGGCTTCGGGATAGTAAAGTAAATAACCGTCTTTCAAAGGACAGAAACAGGTATCAAGATGATAGAAGCGATTATCAATCAACCGCAAAGATAAAACCTCTGTATCCAACCACTTAGCAATGTAAGGGTGAGAATCTAATTCTGAGCGAAAACCGTAACCCGCCCATAACCAGCGCCCTTCTCTATCAAATAAAGCATCTCCTGCTCCTTCAAAGGGTAAATCCTTGGGTAATTCATAAACAGTGAAACCATTTTCTTCAAACCATTGTTTAAAAAAAGGCTCTTCTCCTTGTCTTTCAGGATGATAAAAGCGACTTAAGACAACGTTATCTCCCAAAACTAAACCCGCATTAGCGGTAAATACCATATCAGGGACACCTTTTTGAGGAGTTACTAAGTCCACAATGGCATATTCTTTAATAATGTGGTATAATTTTTGCCATTGCTCAACGGCACGGTCTTGACTAGATTTGTGTATGTTTCCTTCCATCCAAGGGTTGATCACATAGTCAACATCGTAGTGATCAGGGGGACACATCAAAATGCGGATACTGTCAGTCATAAATAATTATCTGATAACTTACTATAAGGCTTAAACTAAGATTCGGGGTTTTGTTAAAATAATTAGTTTGTGCCAACATCCAATTATATCTTTCCCTTGTGAGTATTTCTGCTCTTTGGTCGGCTATGTCTAGGAATCATGACATTTTGGGTAAAGGGTAAGGGGCAAAGGGCAAGGGGCAAGGGGCAAAGGAAAAATTAAGAATTAAGAATTAAGAATTAAGAATTAAAAACTCCGAATACTTATTACTTTCTTCTAAAACCTGTAACCTGAAACCCGAAACCTGACACCTTATCCCCTCATCCCCTCATCTCCTCACCCCCCCCATCCCTAACACCTACTCTTATCCGATATTCTTTAACCAAACTGAGGTTAATTAGTGACTACTTTTACTTGACTACCATCTTGTAAATAATTGACTCCCTGAAGTGCGATCGTATCTCCGACCTCTAATCCCGATAAGATTTCTACTCTATCGTTACCGATTATTTCCCCTAATGTCACAGGCTGAGATTTAACTGTATTATCCGTTTGTAGGGTGTAAACTAATCCTTTCCCATCAACTTGAGGTAAAACCGCCGCCATTGGCACTGTTAAACTAGGTTTAATAGAAGTAATAATTGTTGCTTGTACAAACATCCCCGGTTGTAAATTAGTATCAGGGGGCAAATCAACATTGACAATTCCTTGACGGGATTCAGAATCGATGATGGGATTTATATCTCTGACTTTTCCTTTTAGTTGAATATTGTCATTCGCTGAAGAGTAAATATTAACAACTTGTCCAGTTTTAATATCTTTTAGCTGGTTTTCTGGTACTTTTAACTGTAATTCTAGTCTTTTATCCTCAATGATCGTAAATAATTTTTGAGAATTAAAAGATGAGGTTACATCGCCTACTCTAGCATTTCTTTCCGCTATTTTGCCCCCTGTGGGAGCAGTAATAATTGTTTCTGCTAACCTTGCTTGAATTAATTTAACTCTGGCTTTTGCCTCCCTTAAATTTGCTTCAGCTTGAGTAATAACTTCTTCTCTTTCTCCTGCTTCTAACTCTTGCAATCTTTGTTTTGCTTCTGCTAATCTTGCCCGTGCCTGAATTAAATTAGATTCCTGACTCAACTTATTGTTAATAAACTCATCTAATCTATCCCTAGGAATTGCCCCTTCTGCTTCTAGTTGTTTATTTCTTTCTAATCTGGTTACGGCCAATTGTAAATCTGATTGTGCTTGATTAACTTCCGCTTGGGCAAAGGTTACATTTTCTTTCGCCCTTGCTAATTCTTCTTTTCTTGTTCCTGCTTTTAATTCTGCTAATCTTGCTTGAGATTGACTAACCCCTGCTTGGGCTTGAGCTAATTCTGCTTTGAGAATGGTGTCATCTAAACGAAGTAAAATATCTCCCTGAGCAACTATGTCTCCTTCATCTACTAAAACCTCTTTTATCTGTAAGTTACTGGCTGAAGACATTACAGGTATTAACTCAAAAGCGGAGACTGTGCCTGTGGTTTCTACCTTATTCGCTATCTGTGTAATCTGCGCTTTCACAGTAGTAATTGTTTGACTAGAACTGGTTGCAGGTATTTGTGTTTGAGGAGTAGAAACGTTATTAGCGGTTGTAGAGGTTTTTGTTTCAATTACTTTCATAATAATGAATGTTCCGATAACCCCAAGTAATAAACCTAAAATGAGATTGTTACCTTGTTTTTTTTCTTGAGTTTGTGGGGAAATTTCTCGGTTTGGAAAATCATTTTTTTTACTGTCATTGGATGTCACGAATAATTTTCCGTTCTTTGGTTGACTATCTTCCCATTTTTGAGTCATTTTTTGCCTCTAGTCGCTTCTGGTGGAAATAAGATTAACTTTTATTAAGATGCTTTTTTTATTCTAACCTGAGTTCTGAATAAATTTTCTTGGTCATGGGCAAAGTTAAAAGGGGCAAAGAGCAATGGAAAAATTAAGAATTAAGAATTAAAAACTCCGAACACTTATTATTTATTTATTACTTGTTTCCCCTCATCCCCTTATCCCCTCATCCCCCTATCCTCAACACCTGACACCTAACCTTGTCCGATATTCTTAATATATAAGTGGTTAGTTTTTCTTCTATTTGAATTTGCTTTACTTTGTCTCCGTTCGGTAATTTCATCACTTATAACCCCGATACTCTTTTCAAAGTTCGTTCACCGAAGGTGCGATGGCGTTGATCGCATCTATTATCTTCCTTTTCTGTTTTTCGATTCCCTCACCGAGTATATTTTAGTAAGAGGGAGTTTGTGACGACAAAAATGGAGCTAAAAGCCATAAAAGCTCCAGCAGTGCTAGGATTTAACCAAAAATGTTGAGAGGGTAAAAGACAGCCTACGGCAATGGGAAGAGCAACCAAATTGTAACTTAATGCCCAAAAAAGATTCTGCTTGATTTTCTTTAACGTCATTTTGCTCAGGTTAATGGCGGTGATTAAGTCTGGTAATTTCCCTCTTGTTAAAACTATCCCTGCTGATTTTAAAGCAACTTCTGCTCCTTGTGCCATAGCGATCGCAATTTGGGCGGTACTCATAGCCGGAGCGTCATTGATGCCATCTCCCACCATTGCTACTAATTGATGGGGGTTTTTTTGTTGAATTTGTTGGATTAAATCACATTTCCCTTGAGGGGTTAAATCACCATAGTATTGCTCAATCCCCACTTTTTCGGCAATATATTTCACTACATCGGGGCGATCGCCACTCATGATCATGACTTCTAAGCCCATATTTTGCAGATTTTTTACTGTTTCACGGGCAAAAGGTCGAATCTTATCCCCAAGGGCAATTACTCCGACAATATGGCTATTCTGAGCTAAATAGACAACGGTTTTTCCCTGTGCTTCTAAAGGGTTAACTTGTTCCAAGATTTCGGTAGTAATACTAATTTGATGATCTTCTAGCCATGACGGATTACCTAAATAAAACCATGATAACTGTTCGTTGATTTCTATGATTCCTTTCACCCCTTTTCCTGAAACTGCACTTAATTCATGGGTTTTAAGGGTTGTTAAAGACTGATTCTGAGCCTGTTTAATAATGCCTTGGGCGAGGGGATGATTGGAAACCATTTCTAAGCTAGACGCAATTTGTAAAATCGATTGATGATTAAATTCTGGATGGAAGGAAAGAATAGTCGTAATAGAAGGGATACCCTCGGTTATTGTGCCTGTTTTATCAAAAACGATGGTTTTCAGGTTTTTAACTTGCTCTAATATATCTCCTCCTTTGATTAACAGTCCTTTTTCAGCTCCAATGGTTGTACCCACTAAAATAGCGGTGGGGGTAGCTAGACCTAACGCACAAGGACAAGCTATAACTAAAACATCAATGGCTAATTTCACACTCAAAATGGCTTTGCTCGTATCTAATTCTGTCAATAGATTTGCCCAAATTTCAGTTCCCCAAAAATACCAAAAACAAAAAGTTAAAGATGCGATCGCCATTATGCCATAGGCAAAGTAACCAGACACCACATCAGCTATTTTTTGAATAGGTGCTTTACGAGTTTGAGCTTCTTCTACCGTCGCAATAATCTGCCCTAAAACAGTTTTACTACCCGTGTTAACGGCTTCGACGATAACCATATTTTCTTGATTGATAGTACCCGCAGACACTTTATCTCCTTCGCCCTTGGATACAGGAAAAGACTCCCCCGTCAACAACGACTCGTCAATAATGGTTTTCCCTTTTACAATCACTCCATCAACGGGAAACTGCTCCCCTGACAACACCCTAACCCATTCATTAACCTTAACTCCTACTGCCGGGATTTTAACACCTTGGTCTTCCTCATAATTATTTTTACCCACTAAACGGGCAAATTGCGGTTTTAAACCCAGTAAGGTTTCCAGAGAATCCATTGCTTTGTATCTGGCATTTGATTCTAATACTCTACCTAAGAAAATAAACCCCAATAACATAACAGGTTCATCAAAAAAACATTCCCAACCCAATTCAGGAAAAATTAAAGCAATACAACTGGTGAGATAAGCGGTAGTTGCACCAATACCCACCAAACTATTCATATTCGGTTTACCGTGCCATAAACCCTGCCAACCATTAAGTAAAATTTCCCTACCCGGTATCAACAAAGCAAGGGTTGCTAATGCCCAATGAAACCAAATGTTACTGAAAAAAGTCCCTGTATGAATCCCAAAATGGTGTAAATGTCCAATAATGGAGAAAAGAAGCAGTAAACCTGCACTAATTAACTCATAAATCCTTTTTTGCTGTTCTTGTTTTCGTTTTTCTTCTATTTTGTTTTTTTGTTCCTCTTCTATTCTTTCTCCCTGCCTAACCTGACTTGGAAAACCCAATGCGGTTAATTTTTCTGCCAAAGACTGAGGTTGAATTGAGCCTTTTTCATACTCGATCGAAGCTACGGCGGTAATCAAATTGACATTAGCACAAATAACCCCTTGATGTCGAGTAATTTGTTTTTCTACCGCTTTCACACAGGCGGCACATTTCATGCCTTGAATATCGAGAATAAGAGTATCAATAGAATTAAGTTTAGATTCAAGAGAAATCATTATGAATTAAATAAGTTATAGGAAATTATTAAAATTGAGTGTTTTTAGTAATCGGCTAATGTCGATTCTTTCAAATAGTTAACAAGACTTTGTTATTCACTACACTTACACTAACTTATGCCTCACCTAGAGGTAAAATGACATGAACCACTGTCTGGTTGTTAATAAGACTTTCAATTCTAATTGAACCCTGATAGATATTGATTAATTTTTTGACGATTGCTAGTCCTAAACCGCAACCTTCTTGAGAGAAAAATTCTTGGTGAAACTGTCGAAATGAGCCAATTTCTTCTAATTGTTCTGATGTCATGCACTTACCTTCATTGATTATAAATAGATGGTAAGAATCATCATCGCTAATTTTACTTAAAATTTTAACATGCTGCCCTTGATGGGAGAATTTAAAGCTATTATTAACTAATTCTTTGACTATTCTATGTAAATCACTCTCTGAAGTTTTAATAGATGCCTCCTCTATCTCCAAAGCTAAATCTGATTTTCTGTTAAATGCTTCTGCTTCTATTTTGGCAATATTTTCAATAATAGTTTTTGTAAAACAACTATATTGTTTTTGACGGGTTTCTTCTAATTTTTCGGAATTATTGGTAAGAAATTCTAAATAGGTATAAAGAACAAATTTTTCACTAATTTGATGTAATCGTTGAGAAGAATCTAAAAGAGTCTTTGCCATGTCTTTAATTTCTTCGACACTCATAGATTCAGCGTATTCATTCAGCAATGAAGCAGATACCATCATGCCATTTAAAGGGGTATAAAGTTCATGGGGCAAGGCTTTTTGTATTCGACTACTTAATTCATCAATTTTGTCTTGTGCTTGTTTCTTCATTTTTTGATGTTTTGCTAGGCATGTATTCACTGCCGTAAACAATTCATCGGGAGTAAAAGGTTTAGTTAAATAATCGTCAGCACCTAATTCCATTCCTTTCCGAAAGTAGGGGCGATCGGATTTTGCTGTTAAAAAAATAAAAGGAATATTATCGGTTTTACCATCTTTTTTTAATTCCGTCAGAACCTGATAACCGTCTAAATTGGGCATCATTACATCGCATAAAATTAAGTCAGGCATTTCTTCTTTTGCAAGTTCAACTCCTTCGCTTCCAT
This is a stretch of genomic DNA from Cyanobacterium aponinum PCC 10605. It encodes these proteins:
- a CDS encoding ABC1 kinase family protein; amino-acid sequence: MRFINYNLSWDRNRYSLFARQWDITITILQFSWLLLLDFISKNNRDLQKKKRARWLVKKLIKLGPTFIKIGQALSTRPDLIPLEYVEEFSQLQDRVPPFLSEDAIALIELELGDNIENIFAEFERVPIAAASLGQVHRAKLKTGEKVVVKVQRRGLEQLFQLDFKVLKILIGIGNRFIPSFRKYDLNLIYQEFFEILFAEINYLQEGENADRFRFNFQKEPKIIVPKVYWEYTTKKILTLEYLPGIKINDKEALLKKEIPIKPLIELGICTYLKQLLEDGFFQSDPHPGNMAVNDEGAIIFYDFGAMAEVKGLAKEQMVQTFFAMLQKDTDQVLNTLIYMGLIEPVGDMTAVKRLISFSLTRFLDKPIDVNAFKEISAEIYVMFEQQPFRLPPQLTFIIKALTTLDGIARTLDSNYSLLAASQPFVRNLTRSSNPTNILLLIAREGKNIIQKQLLKPSRLETAFSQFQQRLEQGELQLRSRSLEAERINKSIYLAIKALIYACLSGFSLLGGILLVSTLYHIWAFILFGLTGLFSLFLVRSLFRLIVAEKLLK
- a CDS encoding glycoside hydrolase family 13 protein gives rise to the protein MVIKTPEWVKDAVFYQIFPDRFSMGKPPQPHYNNHIKANNLESWHSQPTPQGYKGGNFWGIIDKLDYIKDLGINAIYFTPIFQSTCNHRYHTHDYYQVDPLLGGNYAFQEFLKQAHQREIKVVLDGVFNHVGRGFFFFNDILENGPFSAWLDWFKVEKWPVSAYDGSLPANYASWVGNRALPQFNHNNPQVREYIMQVAEYWLHQGIDGWRLDVPDQVKVEGFWQEFRERVKNINPEAYIVGEIWKPAEKWLDGTQFDGVMNYQFTEATLAFAGGDRILRQHVDIPPYYPYPPLNPRKYAQRIHHLLNLYDWEITLTQLNLLASHDTARLLTIAGGDIKTVEIATLLLFTFPGAPSIYYGDEVGLLGGLDPDSRRVFPPPQSWNQNLLKYHKNLIQLRHKYIALRRGNYQPLYADEHIYIFSRKYSEETIIVIINIDTQPRNITLNLCNFPIKINEKIFGDSTFIYEQIDGKENIVFNLLPRSGSLFI
- the argZ gene encoding bifunctional arginine dihydrolase/ornithine cyclodeaminase — translated: MTDSIRILMCPPDHYDVDYVINPWMEGNIHKSSQDRAVEQWQKLYHIIKEYAIVDLVTPQKGVPDMVFTANAGLVLGDNVVLSRFYHPERQGEEPFFKQWFEENGFTVYELPKDLPFEGAGDALFDREGRWLWAGYGFRSELDSHPYIAKWLDTEVLSLRLIDNRFYHLDTCFCPLKDGYLLYYPEAFDSYSNRLIEMRVPAEKRIAIDEADAINFACNAVNINDVVIMNKISDDLNSRITEKGFKVIQTPLTEFLKAGGAAKCLTLRVTEPILEDVHANVSVVSKVLKMEGHLLDSGLMNRALDIIVKEGGSFKVLNFNLGLERQSPSNAEVRVSAPSNDVMEDIISQLIDLGAVSTPDKQVDANLETVVKAGVSPDDFYVTTIYPTEVRINGYWERVTNQRMDAAIVVSEENEGITATCKLLRDLEVGEKVVVGVEGIRTVRSPQSREERNKTQEFSFMSGGVSSERRVELLVEQIAWEMRHIRDQGGKVAVVAGPVVIHTGGSGHLARLIREGYVQCLLGGNAIAVHDMEQSLMGTSLGVDMRKGVPVSGGHRHHLKVINMVRRAGSIAQAVEQGIINQGIMYECVKNNIPFCLAGSIRDDGPLPDTYMDLIKAQAEYARLLKGTDMILMLSTMLHSIGVGNMTPSGVKMVCVDINPAVVTKLSDRGSIESVGIVTDVGLFLSLLVQQLDKLTRRYELTSAS
- a CDS encoding efflux RND transporter periplasmic adaptor subunit — protein: MTQKWEDSQPKNGKLFVTSNDSKKNDFPNREISPQTQEKKQGNNLILGLLLGVIGTFIIMKVIETKTSTTANNVSTPQTQIPATSSSQTITTVKAQITQIANKVETTGTVSAFELIPVMSSASNLQIKEVLVDEGDIVAQGDILLRLDDTILKAELAQAQAGVSQSQARLAELKAGTRKEELARAKENVTFAQAEVNQAQSDLQLAVTRLERNKQLEAEGAIPRDRLDEFINNKLSQESNLIQARARLAEAKQRLQELEAGEREEVITQAEANLREAKARVKLIQARLAETIITAPTGGKIAERNARVGDVTSSFNSQKLFTIIEDKRLELQLKVPENQLKDIKTGQVVNIYSSANDNIQLKGKVRDINPIIDSESRQGIVNVDLPPDTNLQPGMFVQATIITSIKPSLTVPMAAVLPQVDGKGLVYTLQTDNTVKSQPVTLGEIIGNDRVEILSGLEVGDTIALQGVNYLQDGSQVKVVTN
- a CDS encoding heavy metal translocating P-type ATPase, which produces MISLESKLNSIDTLILDIQGMKCAACVKAVEKQITRHQGVICANVNLITAVASIEYEKGSIQPQSLAEKLTALGFPSQVRQGERIEEEQKNKIEEKRKQEQQKRIYELISAGLLLLFSIIGHLHHFGIHTGTFFSNIWFHWALATLALLIPGREILLNGWQGLWHGKPNMNSLVGIGATTAYLTSCIALIFPELGWECFFDEPVMLLGFIFLGRVLESNARYKAMDSLETLLGLKPQFARLVGKNNYEEDQGVKIPAVGVKVNEWVRVLSGEQFPVDGVIVKGKTIIDESLLTGESFPVSKGEGDKVSAGTINQENMVIVEAVNTGSKTVLGQIIATVEEAQTRKAPIQKIADVVSGYFAYGIMAIASLTFCFWYFWGTEIWANLLTELDTSKAILSVKLAIDVLVIACPCALGLATPTAILVGTTIGAEKGLLIKGGDILEQVKNLKTIVFDKTGTITEGIPSITTILSFHPEFNHQSILQIASSLEMVSNHPLAQGIIKQAQNQSLTTLKTHELSAVSGKGVKGIIEINEQLSWFYLGNPSWLEDHQISITTEILEQVNPLEAQGKTVVYLAQNSHIVGVIALGDKIRPFARETVKNLQNMGLEVMIMSGDRPDVVKYIAEKVGIEQYYGDLTPQGKCDLIQQIQQKNPHQLVAMVGDGINDAPAMSTAQIAIAMAQGAEVALKSAGIVLTRGKLPDLITAINLSKMTLKKIKQNLFWALSYNLVALPIAVGCLLPSQHFWLNPSTAGAFMAFSSIFVVTNSLLLKYTR
- a CDS encoding hybrid sensor histidine kinase/response regulator, producing the protein MEKILVIEDEINIARNIKQILDLSNFYTITADNGSEGVELAKEEMPDLILCDVMMPNLDGYQVLTELKKDGKTDNIPFIFLTAKSDRPYFRKGMELGADDYLTKPFTPDELFTAVNTCLAKHQKMKKQAQDKIDELSSRIQKALPHELYTPLNGMMVSASLLNEYAESMSVEEIKDMAKTLLDSSQRLHQISEKFVLYTYLEFLTNNSEKLEETRQKQYSCFTKTIIENIAKIEAEAFNRKSDLALEIEEASIKTSESDLHRIVKELVNNSFKFSHQGQHVKILSKISDDDSYHLFIINEGKCMTSEQLEEIGSFRQFHQEFFSQEGCGLGLAIVKKLINIYQGSIRIESLINNQTVVHVILPLGEA